One Lactobacillus crispatus DNA segment encodes these proteins:
- the pfkB gene encoding 1-phosphofructokinase, producing MIYTVTVNPALDYVLQLEKVNRGEVNRTNNDSFLAGGKGINVSQILNQLNVDNTAWGFVGGFTGKELVRQLNQKRIESDFVTISDNTRVNVKIHAEKETEINAAGPNITDQEITAFKDRLNDLKKGDIVVMSGSLTPSLPTDFYQSLLPTIKEAGAEFVVDTTGQALLDTLAYKPLVIKPNHHELADLFGVTFDSSDVMLEYAQKLLDKGAQNVMVSMAGEGGFLLTKDHVYHAKGAVGTAVNSVGAGDSMIAGFVGTYYKTQDPKEGFRIGMACGAATAFTKDIAVKSQIDAVLPQIKVEQIS from the coding sequence ATGATTTATACAGTAACTGTTAATCCAGCGCTTGACTATGTTCTTCAATTAGAAAAAGTTAACCGCGGAGAAGTTAACAGAACTAACAATGATTCATTTTTAGCAGGGGGTAAGGGAATTAATGTTTCTCAAATCCTTAACCAATTAAATGTTGATAATACGGCATGGGGCTTCGTAGGTGGCTTCACTGGTAAGGAATTGGTTCGTCAATTGAATCAAAAGAGAATTGAAAGTGACTTCGTTACTATTTCAGATAACACTCGTGTGAATGTTAAGATCCACGCTGAAAAGGAAACTGAAATTAACGCGGCTGGTCCTAACATTACCGACCAAGAAATCACTGCTTTTAAGGATCGTTTAAACGATTTAAAGAAGGGCGACATTGTAGTAATGAGCGGTTCTCTTACTCCAAGCCTTCCAACTGATTTCTATCAATCATTGCTTCCTACTATTAAAGAAGCAGGTGCAGAATTTGTTGTTGATACTACTGGACAAGCTTTACTTGATACTTTGGCATATAAGCCACTAGTAATTAAGCCTAACCACCATGAATTAGCAGACTTGTTTGGCGTAACTTTTGATTCAAGTGATGTGATGCTTGAATACGCACAAAAGCTTTTAGATAAGGGTGCTCAAAATGTGATGGTTTCTATGGCTGGTGAAGGTGGTTTCCTTCTTACCAAGGATCATGTTTACCATGCTAAGGGTGCTGTTGGTACTGCTGTTAACTCAGTTGGTGCAGGTGATTCAATGATTGCCGGCTTCGTTGGTACCTACTACAAGACCCAAGATCCTAAGGAAGGCTTCAGAATTGGAATGGCTTGTGGTGCCGCTACCGCCTTTACTAAGGATATTGCAGTTAAGAGCCAAATTGATGCTGTTCTTCCACAAATCAAAGTTGAGCAAATTTCTTAA
- a CDS encoding DeoR/GlpR family DNA-binding transcription regulator: MLTQERQSLIEDYVNQHELCRVSELCDLTATSESTIRRDLIQMEKNGILKRVHGGAQSVKHFSRDVSQNVRFSLNHDAKITIARYAVQNFVRPGDNVFIDAGTTTYEMVPFLAEVANVKIITNGVETALCSLNHGINTILIGGEVKDDTHAVIGQTALSQIKAMNFSASFVGANGIEKNGNLTTPDPEEAAVKAAEIKQARHAYVLTDNSKIGERNFAVFANTSDVIVVTDQLKPGQKRSLPVGIELEEAK; encoded by the coding sequence ATGCTGACTCAGGAGCGCCAAAGCTTAATCGAAGACTATGTTAATCAACACGAGTTATGTCGCGTAAGTGAATTATGTGACTTAACCGCAACATCTGAATCAACTATCCGTCGAGATCTAATTCAGATGGAAAAAAATGGGATCCTTAAGCGTGTTCATGGCGGTGCCCAATCAGTTAAACATTTTTCTCGTGATGTATCACAAAACGTTCGCTTCAGTTTGAATCATGACGCAAAAATCACTATTGCTAGATATGCCGTGCAGAATTTTGTTCGTCCAGGTGACAATGTCTTCATTGATGCAGGAACAACAACTTATGAGATGGTACCATTTTTAGCAGAAGTTGCTAACGTCAAGATTATTACTAATGGTGTAGAGACTGCTTTATGCAGTTTAAATCACGGGATTAACACAATTCTAATTGGCGGTGAAGTTAAGGACGATACGCATGCTGTTATAGGTCAGACCGCCTTAAGTCAGATTAAGGCAATGAATTTTTCAGCTAGCTTCGTTGGTGCTAATGGAATTGAAAAAAATGGCAATCTAACTACACCTGATCCAGAGGAAGCTGCGGTTAAGGCAGCCGAAATCAAACAGGCAAGACACGCTTATGTATTAACTGATAATAGTAAAATCGGTGAGCGTAACTTTGCTGTGTTTGCCAATACAAGTGACGTGATTGTGGTAACTGATCAACTAAAACCAGGTCAAAAACGGTCATTACCAGTCGGTATTGAATTAGAGGAGGCAAAATAG